The Chitinophaga sp. H8 genome contains a region encoding:
- a CDS encoding RNA polymerase sigma factor yields MEESSDISLLALLKDGDETAFADIYNKYWERLYFMAHKRLQSAQDAEEIVQQVFLNLWHKRADLTIISLPFYLAAMVRYAVYRHMANLQRKKEQTTTLHSTTPQQAPAFDIDNKFLLEMLSKLAGELPEKHRIVFLQHKLLDRPLEEVAVELGVSVRTAEGYVARVMQVMRQKREYLTLAVVFMLIK; encoded by the coding sequence ATGGAAGAATCCAGTGATATATCACTACTAGCATTGTTGAAAGATGGAGATGAAACTGCTTTTGCCGACATCTACAACAAGTATTGGGAGCGACTCTATTTTATGGCCCACAAGCGTCTGCAGTCAGCGCAGGACGCGGAAGAAATTGTACAGCAGGTATTCCTGAACCTGTGGCATAAAAGAGCGGATCTTACCATCATATCATTGCCCTTTTATCTGGCAGCTATGGTAAGATATGCCGTATACCGGCATATGGCCAATCTGCAACGCAAAAAGGAACAAACTACTACCCTGCACTCCACCACTCCTCAACAAGCGCCTGCATTTGATATAGATAATAAATTCCTGCTGGAAATGCTGAGCAAGCTGGCTGGTGAACTTCCGGAAAAACACCGCATTGTTTTCCTGCAGCATAAACTGCTGGACCGTCCGCTGGAAGAAGTAGCCGTAGAACTCGGCGTATCTGTCCGTACCGCCGAAGGCTATGTAGCCCGGGTAATGCAGGTGATGCGGCAAAAAAGAGAATACCTCACACTCGCCGTGGTGTTTATGTTGATTAAATAA
- a CDS encoding glycoside hydrolase family 20 protein, whose protein sequence is MTRTTILRCCLLLTGLGLWGCSTNQHANAPKGKVSIIPMPVSVKENADSFLLDKQTVLVATTPADKQTAALFNAWLKELTGYELEIKDSGDKNAIVLQTTADQTHKEGYTLQVDNNHIAIKGNDSSGTFYGIQTLIQLLPVQKATALYIPAVSIEDYPRFSYRGLHLDVGRHFFPVDFIKKYIDLLAMHKMNTFHWHLTEDQGWRIEIKKYPRLQEIASRRKESMVGPYSDKKYDGNPYGGYYTQEEIKDVVKYAAARFVTVVPEIEMPGHSLAALAAYPYLGCTGGPYEVGTQWGVLDDVYCAGNDSVFLFLQDVLDEVIELFPSKYIHIGGDESPKVRWEKCPKCQQRIKTLGLKDEHALQSYFVQRMEKYLNGKGRQIIGWDEILEGGLAPNATVMSWRGIEGGIAAAKQKHDVIMTPSSYCYLDYYQSQGKNEPLAIGGFVPVSKIYSYEPVPEELTKEEAQYIKGAQGNLWTEYIDNADYAEYMVYPRAVALAEVVWSPKDKRDYDNFLERLKVHVHRLDMKNVNYAKHVFEVRGEIITDSSSGVLLKLDTKLDGGKIVYTTDGSAPTPKSTPYMTPIPVQQTGDIRAAVYQEDKRFGNEYVQTFLFHHALGKKVTLATPPSQNYNPGSEALVNGIEGAEKFSDNQWLGYNGGNMTATIALDSIQDIHLLGLNTLSAKGDWIYPPRQVTFFVSDDGKTFKEVYKQNTFDKNGINQVRGKLDNVRGRYVKVVAENNGKIPAGAPGAGSPAWLFVDEIIVD, encoded by the coding sequence ATGACCCGGACAACTATTCTTCGTTGTTGTTTGCTGCTTACAGGCCTCGGCTTGTGGGGCTGCAGCACCAACCAGCATGCCAACGCGCCCAAGGGCAAAGTGAGTATTATTCCCATGCCTGTGAGTGTGAAAGAAAACGCAGACTCTTTTCTGCTGGATAAGCAAACGGTTTTAGTAGCCACCACACCTGCTGATAAACAAACGGCAGCGCTCTTCAACGCCTGGCTCAAAGAACTTACCGGCTATGAACTGGAAATAAAAGACAGCGGCGATAAAAACGCCATCGTATTACAAACCACAGCAGACCAGACACATAAAGAGGGTTATACCCTCCAGGTAGATAATAACCATATCGCTATCAAGGGCAATGACAGCAGCGGTACCTTCTATGGGATCCAGACACTGATCCAGTTACTGCCGGTACAAAAGGCCACTGCCTTATATATCCCTGCGGTAAGCATAGAAGACTATCCGCGCTTTTCCTACCGGGGATTACACCTGGATGTGGGCCGTCATTTTTTCCCGGTAGACTTTATCAAAAAGTACATCGACCTGCTAGCCATGCACAAGATGAATACGTTCCACTGGCACCTGACGGAGGACCAGGGCTGGCGTATTGAAATAAAAAAATATCCGCGCCTGCAGGAAATTGCTTCCCGCCGTAAAGAATCAATGGTAGGCCCTTACAGTGATAAAAAATATGATGGCAACCCTTATGGCGGCTATTACACTCAGGAAGAAATAAAAGACGTGGTAAAGTATGCGGCTGCTCGTTTTGTAACGGTAGTACCTGAAATAGAAATGCCGGGGCATTCCCTGGCAGCACTGGCCGCCTACCCCTACCTGGGCTGCACCGGCGGACCTTATGAAGTAGGTACTCAATGGGGCGTACTGGATGATGTGTATTGCGCTGGTAATGACAGCGTGTTCCTCTTTCTGCAGGACGTGCTGGATGAAGTGATAGAATTATTCCCCAGCAAGTATATTCACATAGGTGGCGATGAATCGCCTAAAGTACGTTGGGAAAAATGTCCTAAATGCCAGCAGCGGATCAAAACCCTGGGGCTGAAAGATGAACATGCACTGCAAAGCTATTTTGTACAGCGTATGGAAAAATACCTGAACGGAAAAGGCAGGCAGATCATTGGATGGGATGAAATACTGGAAGGCGGACTGGCACCCAACGCTACGGTAATGAGCTGGCGTGGTATAGAAGGTGGCATTGCAGCAGCCAAACAAAAACATGATGTGATCATGACACCAAGTAGCTATTGTTATCTGGATTATTATCAGTCGCAGGGTAAAAATGAACCACTGGCTATCGGAGGTTTTGTACCTGTAAGTAAAATATATAGTTATGAACCTGTACCGGAAGAATTAACGAAAGAAGAAGCACAATATATCAAAGGAGCGCAAGGTAATCTGTGGACAGAATATATAGATAATGCCGACTATGCAGAATACATGGTATACCCAAGGGCAGTAGCACTGGCAGAAGTAGTGTGGAGTCCGAAAGATAAAAGGGACTACGACAATTTCCTCGAAAGGCTGAAAGTACATGTACACCGCCTGGATATGAAAAACGTGAATTACGCCAAACATGTATTTGAAGTAAGAGGAGAAATAATCACAGACAGCAGCAGTGGTGTACTGCTGAAGCTGGATACCAAACTGGATGGCGGGAAAATAGTATATACAACAGATGGCAGTGCCCCTACCCCCAAATCCACGCCCTACATGACACCGATCCCTGTACAGCAAACAGGTGATATCCGTGCAGCAGTATATCAGGAGGATAAACGGTTTGGCAACGAGTACGTACAAACGTTTTTATTTCACCATGCACTGGGCAAAAAAGTAACCCTGGCCACCCCTCCCAGCCAAAACTACAACCCTGGCAGCGAAGCCCTGGTAAATGGTATTGAAGGAGCGGAGAAATTCAGTGACAACCAATGGTTGGGATATAATGGTGGTAATATGACGGCTACCATTGCGCTGGACAGCATACAGGATATTCACCTGCTGGGCCTGAATACCCTGAGCGCTAAAGGAGACTGGATCTACCCTCCCAGGCAGGTTACCTTCTTCGTATCCGATGATGGCAAAACATTTAAGGAAGTATATAAACAAAATACTTTTGATAAAAATGGGATTAACCAGGTGCGTGGAAAACTGGACAACGTGAGAGGCCGTTATGTAAAAGTAGTGGCTGAAAACAATGGTAAAATTCCGGCCGGCGCTCCCGGTGCAGGCAGTCCTGCATGGTTGTTTGTAGACGAAATCATTGTAGACTAA
- a CDS encoding endonuclease/exonuclease/phosphatase family protein yields the protein MKRILLMVVLTCASSTMLLHAQTLKVLTYNIHHGENMKGELDLQGIANVILATNPDLVALQEVDSVTKRTNQQNQLKELASLTGMYTYFGKAMDYDGGGYGVGILSRLPIASQKTIALPVSKGIEPRAMGLVTVKLPGDSLLQFACAHLDAEDNPADRITQAGMIATYFKNTKMPTILAGDFNAIPATKEITTLTELFTDATHPLGPTWPADKPTLKLDYIMLAPKHQWVITSTRIIQETVASDHRPVLSELELKLIQN from the coding sequence ATGAAGCGGATCTTACTGATGGTTGTTTTAACCTGTGCCAGCAGCACCATGCTACTGCATGCGCAAACACTCAAGGTACTCACCTACAACATTCACCACGGTGAAAACATGAAAGGTGAGCTGGATCTTCAGGGAATTGCCAATGTGATCCTGGCTACCAATCCCGACCTCGTGGCCCTGCAGGAAGTAGATAGCGTTACCAAACGTACCAATCAGCAAAACCAGTTGAAAGAACTGGCTTCCCTAACGGGCATGTATACTTATTTTGGTAAAGCAATGGATTATGATGGTGGTGGTTATGGGGTAGGTATACTTTCCCGCCTGCCTATCGCTTCACAAAAAACAATTGCCCTGCCGGTGAGTAAAGGTATTGAACCCCGTGCCATGGGCCTGGTAACGGTAAAACTGCCGGGCGACAGCCTCCTGCAGTTTGCATGTGCCCACCTGGATGCGGAAGATAATCCTGCCGACCGTATTACCCAAGCCGGCATGATAGCTACCTATTTTAAAAACACTAAAATGCCTACTATACTGGCGGGCGATTTTAATGCAATACCTGCTACAAAAGAAATTACAACGCTGACAGAATTATTTACAGATGCCACCCATCCACTGGGGCCTACCTGGCCTGCTGATAAGCCTACCTTAAAACTGGATTATATCATGCTGGCGCCCAAGCACCAGTGGGTCATTACCAGCACCCGTATCATACAGGAAACAGTGGCTTCCGACCACCGGCCGGTATTATCGGAACTGGAACTTAAACTGATACAAAACTGA
- a CDS encoding alkaline phosphatase, protein MKKLVIAAGLLLSGFFVNAQVKGVKHVILIGMDGLGAYCFPKADIPNMKQMMQDGSWSLQARSVLPSSSAVNWASMVMGAGPELHGFTEWGSKTPELPSRELDKYGMFPSVYTLLRDKKPNAEIGVIYSWEGIGYLFPKAAVNKDQHCPTDEATTEAAVAYIKEKKPDFLFIHFDQPDGVGHAIGHDIPEYYTQVQKNDVLLGKILQSIKDAGMWDNSIIMLSADHGGINKGHGGKTMVEMQIPWIIRGKGVKANNEIKESIVTYDTAATIARIFGLKTPAVWIGRPVNAAFTR, encoded by the coding sequence ATGAAAAAATTAGTAATTGCAGCAGGACTTTTATTAAGCGGTTTCTTTGTAAATGCGCAGGTAAAAGGGGTAAAACATGTGATATTGATAGGGATGGACGGCCTGGGCGCTTATTGCTTTCCTAAAGCAGATATCCCTAATATGAAACAAATGATGCAGGACGGCAGCTGGAGCCTGCAGGCACGTAGTGTACTTCCTTCTTCCAGCGCGGTCAACTGGGCTTCTATGGTAATGGGTGCAGGCCCGGAATTACATGGATTTACTGAATGGGGTAGTAAAACGCCTGAATTACCATCCCGCGAGCTGGATAAATACGGCATGTTTCCTTCTGTATATACTTTATTAAGGGATAAAAAGCCCAATGCAGAAATAGGGGTGATCTATTCCTGGGAAGGTATTGGCTACCTGTTTCCAAAGGCTGCGGTCAACAAAGACCAGCATTGCCCTACAGATGAAGCTACCACCGAGGCGGCTGTTGCCTATATCAAGGAAAAGAAACCTGACTTCCTGTTCATTCATTTTGACCAGCCGGATGGAGTGGGCCATGCTATCGGGCATGATATTCCGGAGTATTATACCCAGGTACAAAAAAATGATGTACTGCTTGGAAAAATATTGCAGTCCATTAAAGATGCTGGTATGTGGGATAATAGTATTATTATGCTGAGTGCCGACCATGGAGGTATCAATAAAGGACATGGTGGAAAAACCATGGTGGAAATGCAAATTCCATGGATTATCAGAGGAAAAGGGGTAAAAGCGAACAATGAGATAAAAGAAAGCATTGTTACCTATGATACAGCGGCCACCATTGCCAGGATATTTGGTTTAAAAACACCGGCTGTATGGATAGGACGCCCTGTGAATGCGGCTTTCACCAGGTAA
- a CDS encoding copper homeostasis protein CutC, which yields MSIVLEICAASVTSCIAAQEGGAQRIELCDNLLEGGTTPSYATIALAREKVNIALYPIIRPRGGDFLYDDLEFDIMKKDISLCKQLGCDGVVIGLLTADGKVDKVRSKALVELAWPMGVTFHRAFDMTEDPMQALEDIIDIGCERILTSGQRNTAMEGVSLLRELVQQAAGRINIMVGSGVRSTNIEALIHETGATEFHTTAKGYVESQMQYRNPDVSMGGIPGVPEYGLAVAQASEVLLIRELAEKALSDKNK from the coding sequence ATGAGTATCGTCCTCGAAATCTGCGCCGCCTCTGTGACTTCCTGCATAGCAGCACAGGAGGGTGGAGCACAGCGAATTGAACTGTGCGATAATTTACTGGAAGGGGGTACTACGCCCAGCTATGCTACGATTGCGCTGGCAAGGGAAAAGGTGAATATTGCCCTCTACCCTATCATACGCCCCCGCGGCGGCGACTTTTTGTATGATGACCTGGAGTTTGACATCATGAAAAAAGATATTTCCCTCTGCAAACAGCTGGGATGTGATGGCGTGGTGATAGGACTGCTTACCGCAGATGGTAAAGTGGATAAAGTACGCAGCAAAGCGCTGGTAGAACTGGCCTGGCCGATGGGGGTAACCTTTCACCGTGCTTTTGACATGACAGAAGACCCCATGCAGGCATTGGAAGATATCATCGACATCGGATGTGAACGGATACTTACCTCAGGACAACGCAATACCGCCATGGAAGGAGTAAGCCTCCTCCGCGAGCTGGTACAGCAGGCAGCTGGCCGCATCAATATTATGGTAGGCTCCGGTGTGAGAAGTACCAATATTGAAGCCCTCATCCACGAAACCGGTGCTACAGAATTTCATACCACCGCCAAAGGATATGTGGAAAGCCAGATGCAGTACCGCAATCCCGATGTAAGCATGGGCGGGATTCCCGGTGTGCCCGAATATGGCCTGGCTGTAGCACAGGCCAGCGAAGTATTATTAATCCGTGAATTAGCAGAAAAAGCCTTGTCTGATAAAAACAAGTGA
- a CDS encoding N(4)-(beta-N-acetylglucosaminyl)-L-asparaginase, whose product MQDRRRFLKAAALGAAVFSLDGVTGMPARAANAAAKTAGKPIVVSTWDFGVAANKAAWEVLKDGGRALDAVEAGVKVPEADPNNHTVGYSGYPDRDGRVTLDACIMDELGNCGAVAALEHVTHAISVARLVMEKTPHVMLVGDGALQFALANGFQKENLLTPEAEKAWKEWLKKSEYKPIMNIENQSYDGKGATAFNPLMLPGNVYNHDTIGMVALDAQGNLSGACTTSGMAFKLHGRVGDSPIIGAGLYVDNEIGAATSTGVGEEVIKIVGSHLVVELMRQGYPPEAACKEAVNRIVKRSPQKAKEIQVGFLALNKKGQHGAYCLQKGFSYAVCTGSTAEKQTLINGKHYF is encoded by the coding sequence ATGCAAGATCGTAGACGATTTTTAAAAGCAGCGGCCCTTGGTGCCGCTGTTTTCTCTTTAGATGGGGTAACGGGGATGCCTGCACGGGCTGCAAATGCTGCAGCTAAAACGGCTGGCAAACCGATTGTGGTGTCTACGTGGGACTTTGGCGTGGCGGCCAATAAAGCTGCGTGGGAAGTATTGAAAGATGGCGGCCGCGCGCTGGATGCGGTAGAGGCAGGCGTAAAAGTACCGGAAGCAGATCCAAATAATCACACCGTAGGTTATAGCGGATACCCCGACCGGGACGGACGCGTTACCCTCGATGCCTGTATCATGGATGAGCTGGGCAACTGCGGCGCTGTAGCTGCCCTGGAACATGTAACACATGCTATCTCTGTGGCCAGGCTGGTAATGGAAAAAACGCCGCATGTGATGCTGGTAGGTGACGGCGCTTTACAGTTTGCGTTGGCCAACGGATTCCAAAAAGAAAACCTGCTCACCCCTGAAGCGGAAAAAGCCTGGAAGGAATGGCTGAAAAAATCGGAATACAAACCTATTATGAACATTGAAAACCAGTCGTACGATGGAAAAGGCGCTACCGCCTTTAATCCGCTGATGCTGCCTGGCAATGTATATAATCACGATACCATCGGCATGGTAGCACTGGATGCCCAGGGCAACCTGTCGGGCGCCTGCACTACCAGTGGTATGGCGTTTAAACTGCACGGCCGTGTGGGCGACTCTCCTATCATCGGGGCAGGACTATATGTAGACAATGAAATAGGTGCGGCTACCTCCACCGGCGTAGGAGAAGAAGTGATCAAGATCGTAGGCAGCCACCTGGTAGTAGAACTCATGCGCCAGGGCTATCCGCCGGAAGCTGCCTGCAAGGAAGCGGTGAACCGTATCGTAAAACGCAGCCCGCAAAAAGCGAAAGAAATACAAGTAGGCTTCCTGGCCCTCAACAAAAAAGGACAACATGGCGCCTACTGCCTGCAGAAAGGATTCAGCTACGCCGTTTGTACCGGCAGCACCGCGGAGAAGCAGACGCTGATTAATGGGAAACATTATTTTTGA
- a CDS encoding ROK family protein, producing the protein MSQQLVVGIDIGGTNTKFGIVDRRGNILCDGRMLTNQHEEVTGFLEELHGHLALLIEQVGGMENIKGIGVGAPNGNFYTGNIEYAPNLRWKGIVPLAKLLEEKFGLPTVLTNDANAAALGELIYGAARGMKDFIVITLGTGVGSGIVANGQLIYGHDGFAGELGHIIVIPGGRLHPGTGAHGSLEAYASATGVTKTAIEFLNNRPECKSLLRNYKPEEINSKVIYEAAIKGDALALEIYEFTGQVLGAALANFVMFSSPEAIILFGGLTNAGDLIMDPVRKHMEENLLPIFQNKVKLLFSELKESDAAILGASALAWEMKD; encoded by the coding sequence ATGAGTCAGCAACTAGTGGTGGGCATTGATATTGGTGGTACCAATACGAAGTTTGGCATTGTAGATCGCAGAGGTAATATTTTGTGCGATGGCCGTATGCTAACCAATCAACATGAAGAGGTAACAGGCTTCCTGGAGGAACTCCACGGGCACCTCGCACTGCTGATAGAGCAGGTAGGCGGTATGGAAAATATAAAGGGAATTGGTGTGGGCGCACCCAATGGTAACTTTTATACCGGCAATATTGAATATGCACCTAACCTTCGCTGGAAGGGGATCGTGCCTTTAGCCAAATTACTGGAAGAAAAATTTGGTTTACCTACCGTATTAACCAATGACGCCAATGCAGCTGCATTGGGAGAACTGATCTACGGTGCTGCCCGAGGTATGAAAGACTTTATCGTGATCACCCTGGGTACAGGTGTGGGCAGCGGTATCGTAGCCAATGGCCAGCTGATCTACGGGCATGATGGTTTTGCCGGTGAACTGGGACATATCATCGTGATCCCCGGTGGCAGATTACACCCCGGTACCGGTGCACATGGTTCACTGGAGGCTTATGCTTCTGCTACCGGTGTTACCAAAACAGCCATTGAATTCCTCAACAACCGTCCGGAATGCAAGAGCCTGTTACGCAATTACAAACCGGAAGAGATCAACTCCAAAGTGATCTATGAAGCAGCTATAAAAGGCGATGCCCTGGCATTGGAAATATATGAATTTACCGGACAGGTACTGGGTGCCGCCCTGGCTAACTTTGTGATGTTTTCCAGCCCGGAAGCTATTATCCTCTTTGGTGGCTTAACCAATGCGGGCGATCTGATCATGGATCCGGTAAGAAAACATATGGAAGAAAACCTGCTCCCTATATTCCAGAATAAAGTTAAATTGCTGTTCTCCGAACTGAAAGAAAGTGATGCGGCGATATTAGGAGCCAGTGCATTAGCCTGGGAGATGAAAGATTGA